A stretch of Microbacterium sp. LWH3-1.2 DNA encodes these proteins:
- a CDS encoding response regulator transcription factor, which translates to MAQLLVLSSTHGGGPVLPSLELLSHRVRLIPAEPAQLVNAPSADIIFVDARVDLVGAKSLCKILNTTGLDAPLLLIVTEGGLTAVSPDWGVDDVILFTAGPAEVDARIRLAVGRQSAEQVSTRIQTSGITIDESSYSAKVHGRPLDLTYKEFQLLHFFATHPSRVFTREQLLSEVWGYDYFGGTRTVDVHVRRLRAKLGDMEQLIGTVRNVGYRFNVYEDEPEPASRERTDA; encoded by the coding sequence CAGCTCCTGGTTCTCAGTTCCACGCACGGAGGCGGCCCCGTCCTGCCCTCGCTCGAACTGCTGAGCCACCGCGTGCGCCTGATCCCCGCCGAGCCCGCCCAACTCGTCAACGCCCCCAGCGCCGACATCATCTTCGTCGACGCGCGCGTCGACCTCGTCGGCGCGAAGTCGTTGTGCAAGATCCTCAACACCACCGGGCTCGACGCGCCGTTGCTGCTGATCGTGACCGAGGGTGGTCTGACGGCGGTCTCGCCCGACTGGGGCGTCGACGACGTCATCCTCTTCACCGCCGGCCCGGCCGAGGTCGACGCCCGCATCCGCCTGGCCGTCGGGCGCCAGTCGGCCGAGCAGGTGTCGACGCGCATCCAGACCTCGGGCATCACGATCGACGAGTCGTCGTACTCGGCCAAGGTGCACGGGCGTCCGCTCGACCTCACGTACAAGGAGTTCCAGCTCCTCCACTTCTTCGCCACGCACCCCTCGCGCGTCTTCACCCGGGAGCAGCTGCTGAGCGAGGTGTGGGGCTACGACTACTTCGGCGGCACCCGCACGGTCGACGTGCACGTACGGCGCCTGCGCGCCAAGCTGGGCGACATGGAGCAGCTCATCGGCACCGTGCGCAACGTCGGGTACCGCTTCAACGTGTACGAAGACGAGCCCGAGCCCGCCTCACGCGAACGCACCGACGCCTGA
- a CDS encoding RNA degradosome polyphosphate kinase, whose product MIEPEVLDAGLGDADDDDFDLSEVFDSQLPDHRYLDRELSWLAFNQRVLELAEDPNLPTLERANFLAIFASNLDEFFMVRVAGLKRRIVTGLALPTNVGRSPADVLADISAEAHNLQLRHAEAWTSLVKPAMAEAGIQVVSYESLDQAEREALYDYFQAQVFPVLMPLAVDPAHPFPYISGLSLNLAIRIRSARTGRQEFARLKVPPMLPRFVELPPVDGTVRYLPLEDLISNHLDDLFPGMEVLDHHAFRLTRNEDVAIEEDETENLIQALEAELLRRRFGPPIRLEITDDMDDVTLDLLIKELDITAQEVYRLPGPLDLRGLFDLARIDRPDLHYKPHLPTTALAFQPGDNNERPDIFAAIRKGDVLVHHPYESFATSVQAFLEQAAKDPHVLAIKQTLYRTSGDSPIVEALIDAAEAGKQVLALVEIKARFDEANNILWARKLEKAGVHVVYGLVGLKTHCKLALVIREENGVLRSYSHVGTGNYNPKTSRIYEDFGLFTADDQVGRDLTRLFNELSGYAIEKKFKRILVAPLHLRKGLLRLIDKERRNALAGKPASVRIKVNSIVDEQIIDALYRASQAGVTVEVCVRGICSLKPGVEGMSENITVRSVLGRYLEHSRIFAFHNDGDPIVYIGSADMMHRNLDRRVEALVRVSTPAHVKEVNDLFTLSMSDSTSSWHLQPDGEWTRRSRDDEDKPLVDLQDRTMTNVQRRRRARAVR is encoded by the coding sequence ATGATCGAACCCGAGGTGCTCGACGCCGGCCTGGGCGACGCGGACGACGACGACTTCGACCTCTCGGAGGTCTTCGACTCGCAGCTTCCCGACCACCGCTATCTCGATCGCGAACTGAGCTGGCTCGCGTTCAACCAGCGTGTGCTGGAGCTCGCCGAGGACCCGAACCTCCCGACGCTCGAACGTGCGAACTTCCTCGCGATCTTCGCGAGCAACCTCGACGAGTTCTTCATGGTGCGCGTCGCCGGCCTCAAGCGCCGCATCGTGACCGGCCTCGCCCTTCCCACCAACGTGGGCCGTTCCCCTGCAGACGTGCTCGCCGACATCTCGGCGGAGGCGCACAATCTGCAGCTGCGCCACGCCGAGGCGTGGACCTCGCTCGTGAAGCCCGCGATGGCGGAGGCCGGCATCCAGGTCGTCTCGTACGAGTCGCTCGACCAGGCCGAGCGCGAGGCGCTCTACGACTACTTCCAGGCGCAGGTCTTCCCGGTCCTCATGCCGCTCGCCGTCGACCCGGCCCACCCTTTCCCGTACATCTCGGGGCTGTCGCTCAACCTCGCGATCCGCATCCGCAGCGCCCGCACCGGGCGTCAGGAGTTCGCACGCCTCAAGGTGCCGCCGATGCTGCCCCGCTTCGTCGAGCTGCCTCCCGTCGACGGCACCGTGCGCTACCTGCCCCTCGAGGACCTCATCTCGAACCACCTCGACGACCTCTTCCCCGGCATGGAGGTGCTCGACCACCACGCGTTCCGCCTCACGCGGAACGAGGACGTCGCGATCGAGGAGGACGAGACCGAGAACCTGATCCAGGCGCTCGAGGCCGAGCTGCTGCGTCGCCGGTTCGGTCCGCCGATCCGCCTCGAGATCACCGACGACATGGACGACGTGACGCTCGACCTCCTCATCAAGGAGCTCGACATCACCGCGCAGGAGGTCTATCGCCTCCCCGGCCCGCTCGACCTGCGGGGTCTGTTCGATCTGGCCCGCATCGACCGGCCGGATCTGCACTACAAGCCGCACCTGCCGACAACCGCGCTGGCGTTCCAGCCCGGCGACAACAACGAGCGGCCCGACATCTTCGCGGCGATCCGCAAGGGCGACGTGCTCGTGCACCACCCGTACGAGTCGTTCGCGACGAGCGTGCAGGCGTTCCTCGAGCAGGCTGCGAAGGACCCGCACGTCCTCGCGATCAAGCAGACCCTGTACCGCACATCAGGTGACAGCCCTATCGTCGAGGCGCTGATCGACGCGGCCGAGGCCGGCAAGCAGGTGCTGGCACTCGTCGAGATCAAGGCCCGTTTCGACGAGGCCAACAACATCCTCTGGGCGCGCAAGCTCGAGAAGGCGGGCGTGCACGTCGTATACGGCCTGGTGGGCTTGAAGACCCACTGCAAGCTCGCCCTCGTGATCCGCGAGGAGAACGGCGTGCTGCGCAGCTACAGCCACGTCGGCACGGGTAACTACAACCCCAAGACGAGCCGCATCTACGAGGACTTCGGCCTGTTCACGGCCGACGACCAGGTCGGCCGTGACCTCACCCGCCTGTTCAACGAGTTGAGCGGCTATGCGATCGAGAAGAAGTTCAAGCGGATCCTCGTCGCGCCCCTGCATCTGCGCAAGGGACTGCTGCGACTCATCGACAAAGAGCGGCGCAACGCCCTGGCCGGCAAGCCGGCGAGTGTGCGCATCAAGGTCAACTCGATCGTCGACGAGCAGATCATCGACGCGCTCTACCGCGCCAGCCAGGCCGGAGTGACGGTCGAGGTGTGCGTGCGGGGGATCTGCTCGCTGAAGCCCGGAGTCGAGGGCATGAGCGAGAACATCACGGTCCGCTCGGTCCTCGGGCGCTACCTCGAGCACTCGCGCATCTTCGCGTTCCACAACGACGGCGACCCGATCGTGTACATCGGCAGCGCCGACATGATGCACCGCAACCTCGACCGCCGCGTCGAGGCGCTCGTGAGGGTCTCGACCCCGGCCCACGTCAAGGAGGTCAACGACCTCTTCACGCTCTCGATGAGCGACTCGACGAGCTCGTGGCACCTGCAGCCCGACGGCGAATGGACGAGGCGCAGCCGGGACGACGAGGACAAGCCGCTCGTCGACCTCCAGGACCGGACGATGACCAACGTGCAGCGGCGCCGGCGGGCGCGGGCGGTGCGATGA
- a CDS encoding NUDIX hydrolase, with the protein MTETAVYAAGGVVWRVVDGKLRVLLIHRTKYRDVTLPKGKVDPGEMLAETAVREIHEETGIRVSLGVPVGVSRYRLPSKRTKIVHYWAAEATDAAIRASAFVPNKEIAAIEWVSPKKALKRLSYPVDAEIMEHFHRLIDEGVLRTFPIVALRHAKAVAREEWQGKDAARPLATRGRRQAASIVGPLLAFGVRRIVSSPAVRCVKTVAPLSAAIGREIDTTKLISQDAWEDGKSDARAVIGERVRSRKPAVLCTHGPVLPDILSELALATGTLRGSYLGSASALEPAAFSVVHLSVENPGSGIVTIETHEPKV; encoded by the coding sequence ATGACCGAGACGGCCGTCTACGCGGCCGGGGGCGTCGTCTGGCGTGTCGTCGACGGCAAGCTGCGCGTGCTCCTGATCCACCGCACGAAGTACCGCGACGTCACGCTTCCCAAGGGCAAGGTCGACCCCGGCGAGATGCTCGCCGAGACGGCGGTGCGCGAGATCCACGAAGAGACCGGCATCCGTGTCTCCCTCGGCGTACCCGTCGGGGTATCGAGGTACCGGCTGCCCAGCAAGCGCACCAAGATCGTGCATTACTGGGCCGCGGAGGCGACGGATGCCGCGATCCGCGCGTCTGCGTTCGTGCCGAACAAGGAGATCGCGGCGATCGAATGGGTCTCGCCTAAGAAGGCGCTGAAGCGGCTCAGCTACCCAGTCGACGCCGAGATCATGGAGCACTTCCACCGGCTCATCGACGAGGGCGTGTTGAGAACCTTCCCGATCGTCGCCCTCCGGCACGCCAAGGCGGTCGCCCGCGAGGAATGGCAGGGGAAGGATGCCGCGCGGCCGCTCGCCACGCGCGGCCGCCGGCAGGCGGCCTCCATCGTCGGACCTCTCCTGGCCTTCGGCGTCCGGCGGATCGTGTCGAGCCCCGCGGTGCGCTGCGTCAAGACCGTCGCACCGCTGTCGGCCGCGATCGGCCGCGAGATCGACACGACCAAGCTGATCAGCCAGGACGCGTGGGAGGACGGCAAGTCCGATGCGCGCGCAGTGATCGGCGAGCGGGTGCGCTCGCGCAAGCCCGCTGTACTGTGCACCCACGGGCCTGTGCTCCCCGACATCCTGAGCGAACTCGCCCTCGCGACCGGCACGCTGCGGGGCTCGTACCTCGGCAGCGCCTCGGCCCTGGAGCCCGCCGCGTTCTCGGTCGTGCACCTGTCTGTCGAGAACCCGGGCTCGGGAATCGTCACGATCGAGACGCACGAGCCGAAGGTGTGA
- a CDS encoding chemotaxis protein CheY, with product MTPARSIVDVAWVEVPPHSPRREHAWRLLTGMLPAGAELSNACPRCGGPHGPVVVSRAPFIASVTYAGGYAIAAVAGTRDAAALGLDAEPEHDARRDAASMAGVLGDGVATVRDWVRVEAAVKADGRGLRVEPATVVVSATADGWTAAVPDGRVYIGWDALGPPGILVSVAVLSPESPAA from the coding sequence ATGACGCCCGCGAGGTCGATCGTCGACGTCGCGTGGGTCGAGGTGCCGCCCCACTCGCCCCGACGCGAGCACGCGTGGCGGCTGCTGACGGGGATGCTGCCCGCCGGCGCCGAGCTGAGCAATGCGTGCCCCCGCTGCGGCGGACCGCACGGTCCGGTGGTCGTCTCCCGGGCCCCTTTCATCGCGAGCGTCACGTACGCCGGCGGGTACGCGATCGCGGCTGTGGCGGGCACGCGGGACGCGGCGGCCCTCGGCCTCGACGCGGAGCCCGAGCACGACGCGCGCCGCGACGCGGCCAGCATGGCGGGCGTGCTCGGAGACGGCGTGGCCACCGTCCGCGACTGGGTCCGCGTCGAGGCGGCGGTGAAGGCTGACGGCCGCGGATTGCGCGTCGAGCCCGCGACGGTGGTGGTCTCGGCGACGGCGGACGGCTGGACGGCGGCCGTTCCCGATGGCCGGGTCTATATCGGGTGGGATGCGCTCGGGCCGCCCGGCATCCTCGTGAGCGTCGCGGTGCTCAGTCCCGAGAGCCCGGCAGCCTGA
- a CDS encoding M1 family metallopeptidase, which yields MIGPDPYTPRSGDASFDVVSYDLDLRYRVPTNRLEGTALVNAVATQRTRSVRLDLIGLRASRVRVDGDPRTKFAQDAAGLRVTPPQALEVGEEFSIEVRYAGAPRPRRSRWGTIGWEELEDGALVASQPVGAPTWFPCNDRPDDRARYRITVTTDAEYTVAATGVPRPPVRSGALTRWEFASEVPTATYLAAVHIGAYRESAIGPLRLMAPAPLVTAARRWFSDAPRIVDCFEEAFGPYPQEGCTVVVTADPLEIPLEAQGLVVFGANHFEPEAARLVPHEIAHQWFGNSVGVERWRDIWLNEGFACYAEWLWSEASGGADIATLADEHHARLRALPQDLVISDPGPALMFDDRVYKRGALTLEALRRTVGAEVFADLLHTWVREHRHALATTDAFRDCVARVAGAAAADLLGDWLDTAALPPLPARLPAPAVRRWVRLPGSRD from the coding sequence GTGATCGGGCCCGATCCGTACACGCCGCGCAGCGGCGACGCCTCGTTCGACGTCGTCTCGTACGACCTCGATCTGCGCTACCGCGTCCCCACGAACCGGCTCGAGGGGACGGCGCTCGTCAACGCCGTCGCGACCCAGCGGACCCGCTCGGTGCGCCTCGACCTGATCGGCCTGCGCGCGTCGCGGGTGCGCGTGGACGGCGACCCGCGGACGAAGTTCGCACAGGATGCTGCGGGCCTGCGTGTCACGCCGCCCCAGGCGCTCGAGGTGGGCGAGGAGTTCTCCATCGAGGTGCGCTACGCGGGGGCGCCGCGGCCCCGTCGCTCACGGTGGGGCACGATCGGGTGGGAGGAGCTCGAGGACGGGGCGCTCGTCGCCTCGCAGCCGGTGGGCGCGCCGACGTGGTTCCCGTGCAACGACCGCCCTGATGACAGGGCCCGGTACCGCATCACGGTCACGACGGACGCCGAGTACACGGTCGCGGCGACAGGGGTGCCCCGGCCGCCGGTGCGCAGCGGCGCGCTCACGCGCTGGGAGTTCGCGTCGGAGGTGCCGACGGCGACGTACCTCGCCGCCGTGCACATCGGCGCGTACCGCGAGAGCGCGATCGGACCCTTGCGGTTGATGGCACCCGCGCCGCTCGTGACCGCTGCGCGGCGATGGTTCTCGGACGCGCCGCGCATCGTGGACTGCTTCGAGGAGGCATTCGGCCCGTACCCGCAGGAAGGCTGCACGGTCGTCGTCACCGCCGACCCGCTGGAGATCCCCCTGGAGGCGCAGGGACTCGTGGTGTTCGGTGCGAACCACTTCGAGCCCGAGGCGGCGCGCCTGGTTCCGCACGAGATCGCCCACCAGTGGTTCGGCAACAGCGTAGGCGTCGAGCGGTGGCGGGACATCTGGCTGAACGAGGGGTTCGCCTGCTATGCGGAGTGGCTGTGGTCGGAGGCCTCCGGCGGGGCCGACATCGCGACGCTCGCCGACGAGCACCACGCGCGCCTGCGGGCGCTGCCCCAGGACCTCGTGATCTCCGATCCCGGTCCCGCGCTCATGTTCGACGACCGCGTCTACAAACGCGGCGCCCTGACGCTCGAGGCCCTGCGCCGCACGGTCGGCGCCGAGGTGTTCGCCGACCTGCTCCACACGTGGGTGCGTGAGCATCGGCACGCGCTGGCCACCACCGATGCCTTCCGCGACTGCGTCGCGCGGGTCGCGGGTGCGGCGGCGGCGGATCTGCTCGGGGATTGGCTCGACACCGCGGCGCTCCCGCCACTGCCCGCCAGGCTGCCGGCACCCGCGGTCAGGCGGTGGGTCAGGCTGCCGGGCTCTCGGGACTGA
- a CDS encoding Pls/PosA family non-ribosomal peptide synthetase: protein MPAPLDRIDAAPAPRTLLDILRATVERTPEASALDDGSGALSYRELMARVARTAALLHEAGVRRGDRVGVRMPSGSKELYISILGIIAAGAAYVPVDADDSDERARLVFGEAHVRGVIGEGGAYVPAAAPDGQEPAALFGGAAPHPSTHAIVTVPPPTIDDDAWIIFTSGSTGVPKGVAVSHRSAAAFVDAEARLFLQGAPLGPGDRVLAGLSVAFDASCEEMWLAWRHGACLVPAPRSLVRSGEDLAPWLIRQAITVVSTVPTLAAMWPADAIENVRLLIFGGEACPPELVARLVADGREVWNTYGPTEATVVACAALLDGEGPVRIGLPLDGWALAVVDGDDRQVEPGGLGELIIGGVGLARYLDPVKDLEKYASMPTLGWERAYRSGDLVRYEPEGLLFQGRADDQVKVGGRRIELGEVENALQELPGVTAASAAVRMSDAGVPVLVGYLVVDGELDRAAARAHLAERLAAGVMPLLAVVPDLPVRTSGKVDRAALPWPLPDLDIPRAGLSPDEEWLADQWQAVLGIPVPDRKADFFDLGGGSLAAAQLVSRIRTRVPEFSVADIYDVPRLGAMAKALQPFLSREEAGDFRMPEPTPRATQWVQSLLGAPLFILSGVRWLLYLLTAGAILNQFPGFEALPSAPWWLLIVGLVLFATPFGRMAIAAASARLLLAGLRPGDYPRGGSVHLRLWLAEQISDQVDAVGLAGAPWVSYYARALGARIGTDVDMHTLPPITGMLRVGDRASIEPEVDLSGFWIDGDLVRIGEVRIGADATVGTRSTLAPGTRIGQRAEIAPGSAVFGRVRANQSWAGSPAVRVGGTTEGWPAERPRAARRWLWAYATSAVALGLLPIVSFAAGGVVLAIGMRGTPDLASALGAALVWLVPAVLVTGLVYAGAVVLGVRLAAIGLHEGTHAVRSRVGWQAWTTERLLDSARTVLFPLYSSLFTPVWLRLLGARVGHDVEASTVLLIPAMTRIEDGAFLADDTMVASYEMRGGWLRLGEVRIGKRAFLGNSGMASPGHTVPKDGLVAVLSAAPVKAKAGSSWLGSPATRLRRQPNESDASRTYNPPASLRVARSLWEICRFIPVVVTCGLGLLVLFALAALVDTVGPWITLLLSGFVLLTAGAVAAGISTAAKWLFVGTIRAGEQPLWSSFVWRTEVSDTFTEMLAAPWFARAAAGTPALAVWLRSLGARIGRGVWCESYWLPEPDLVTLGEASTVNRGCVVQTHLFHDRIMSMDTVELETGATLGPHSVILPAASIGAHATVGPASLVMRGESVPVGSRWSGNPIGPWRAVTVRAYQSTS, encoded by the coding sequence GTGCCGGCACCGCTGGATCGCATCGACGCGGCACCGGCGCCGCGCACGCTGCTCGACATCCTCCGCGCGACCGTGGAGCGTACACCCGAGGCATCTGCTCTCGACGACGGTTCGGGAGCGCTCAGCTATCGCGAGCTCATGGCGCGCGTCGCACGCACCGCCGCCCTGCTGCACGAGGCGGGCGTCCGCCGCGGCGACCGTGTCGGGGTGCGGATGCCCTCGGGGTCGAAGGAGCTGTACATCTCGATCCTCGGGATCATCGCCGCGGGCGCGGCGTACGTCCCGGTCGACGCCGACGACTCCGACGAGCGGGCACGGCTCGTGTTCGGCGAGGCGCACGTGCGCGGTGTGATCGGCGAGGGCGGGGCGTACGTCCCCGCGGCCGCCCCGGACGGCCAGGAGCCCGCCGCGCTGTTCGGCGGCGCGGCGCCGCACCCGAGCACGCACGCGATCGTCACGGTGCCGCCGCCGACGATCGACGACGACGCGTGGATCATCTTCACCTCGGGGTCGACGGGGGTGCCCAAGGGTGTGGCGGTCTCGCATCGCTCCGCCGCCGCCTTCGTCGACGCCGAGGCGCGCCTTTTCCTGCAAGGCGCGCCGCTCGGCCCGGGCGACCGCGTGCTGGCGGGTCTCTCCGTCGCCTTCGATGCCTCGTGCGAGGAGATGTGGCTCGCGTGGCGGCACGGGGCGTGTCTCGTGCCCGCGCCGCGCTCGCTGGTGCGATCGGGCGAGGACCTGGCGCCGTGGCTCATCCGCCAGGCGATCACCGTCGTCTCGACCGTGCCGACGCTCGCCGCCATGTGGCCTGCTGACGCGATCGAGAACGTGCGCCTGCTCATCTTCGGCGGCGAGGCGTGCCCGCCCGAACTCGTCGCGCGACTCGTCGCCGACGGCCGCGAGGTCTGGAACACGTACGGCCCCACCGAGGCCACCGTCGTCGCCTGCGCGGCGCTCCTCGACGGCGAAGGGCCGGTGCGCATAGGCCTCCCGCTCGACGGCTGGGCGCTGGCCGTCGTCGACGGCGACGACCGGCAGGTCGAGCCCGGCGGTCTGGGCGAGCTCATCATCGGTGGCGTGGGCCTGGCCCGCTACCTCGATCCGGTCAAGGACCTCGAGAAGTACGCCTCGATGCCGACCCTCGGCTGGGAGCGCGCCTACCGATCCGGCGACCTCGTCCGCTACGAGCCGGAAGGACTCCTCTTCCAGGGCCGTGCCGACGACCAGGTCAAGGTCGGTGGGCGTCGCATCGAGCTCGGCGAGGTCGAGAACGCGTTGCAGGAGCTTCCAGGGGTAACCGCCGCGAGCGCCGCCGTCCGCATGAGCGATGCCGGTGTGCCCGTCCTCGTGGGCTACCTCGTCGTCGACGGCGAACTCGACCGCGCGGCCGCTCGCGCCCATCTCGCCGAGCGGCTGGCCGCCGGCGTCATGCCTCTTCTCGCCGTCGTGCCCGACCTGCCGGTGCGCACCTCGGGCAAGGTCGATCGCGCCGCGCTGCCGTGGCCGCTGCCCGACCTCGACATCCCGCGGGCCGGCCTGAGCCCCGACGAGGAGTGGCTCGCCGACCAGTGGCAGGCGGTGCTGGGAATCCCGGTCCCCGACCGCAAGGCCGACTTCTTCGACCTCGGCGGCGGCTCGCTCGCCGCGGCCCAGCTCGTCTCGCGCATCCGCACCCGCGTGCCCGAGTTCTCGGTCGCCGACATCTACGACGTGCCGCGCCTCGGCGCGATGGCGAAGGCGCTGCAGCCGTTCCTGTCGCGCGAAGAGGCGGGGGACTTCCGGATGCCGGAGCCCACGCCCCGCGCCACGCAGTGGGTGCAGTCGCTCCTCGGCGCGCCGCTGTTCATCCTCTCCGGCGTCCGGTGGCTCCTGTATCTGCTGACCGCCGGGGCGATCCTGAACCAGTTCCCGGGATTCGAGGCGCTGCCCTCGGCGCCCTGGTGGCTGCTCATCGTCGGTCTCGTGCTCTTCGCGACGCCGTTCGGCCGCATGGCCATCGCCGCGGCGTCCGCTCGACTGCTCCTGGCGGGACTGCGTCCCGGCGACTACCCGCGCGGCGGCTCGGTGCACCTGAGGCTCTGGCTCGCCGAGCAGATCTCCGATCAGGTCGACGCCGTCGGTCTCGCCGGCGCGCCGTGGGTCTCGTACTACGCGCGCGCCCTCGGCGCCCGCATCGGCACGGATGTCGACATGCACACCCTTCCGCCGATCACCGGGATGCTGAGGGTCGGCGATCGCGCGTCGATCGAGCCCGAGGTCGACCTCAGCGGCTTCTGGATCGACGGCGACCTCGTGCGGATCGGCGAGGTGCGCATCGGCGCCGACGCGACCGTCGGCACGCGCAGCACTCTCGCGCCCGGCACGCGGATCGGCCAGCGGGCCGAGATCGCGCCCGGCTCGGCGGTCTTCGGCCGCGTGCGGGCGAATCAGTCGTGGGCGGGCTCGCCCGCCGTGCGCGTCGGCGGCACGACCGAGGGGTGGCCGGCCGAGCGCCCGCGCGCCGCACGCCGGTGGCTGTGGGCGTACGCCACCTCGGCCGTGGCCCTCGGTCTCCTCCCCATCGTGAGCTTCGCGGCCGGAGGAGTGGTGCTCGCGATCGGCATGCGCGGCACCCCCGACCTCGCGAGCGCCCTCGGCGCGGCGCTCGTCTGGCTCGTGCCCGCGGTGCTCGTGACCGGCCTCGTCTACGCCGGCGCCGTGGTGCTGGGCGTCCGTCTCGCCGCCATCGGGCTCCACGAGGGCACCCACGCCGTGCGCAGTCGCGTCGGGTGGCAGGCGTGGACCACGGAGCGCCTGCTCGACTCCGCCCGCACGGTCCTGTTCCCGCTCTACTCGAGCCTGTTCACCCCGGTGTGGCTGCGCCTGCTCGGGGCGCGAGTCGGACACGACGTCGAGGCATCCACCGTCCTCCTCATCCCGGCGATGACGCGCATCGAAGACGGCGCGTTCCTCGCGGACGACACGATGGTCGCGTCCTACGAGATGCGGGGCGGATGGCTGCGGCTCGGCGAGGTGCGCATCGGCAAGCGCGCGTTCCTCGGCAACTCCGGCATGGCGTCGCCTGGGCACACCGTGCCGAAGGACGGTCTCGTCGCGGTGCTCTCGGCCGCGCCGGTCAAGGCGAAGGCGGGCTCGTCGTGGCTCGGCTCGCCGGCCACGCGCCTGCGCCGGCAGCCGAACGAGAGCGACGCGAGCCGCACCTACAACCCGCCGGCGTCTCTGCGCGTGGCACGGTCGCTGTGGGAGATCTGCCGCTTCATCCCCGTGGTCGTCACCTGCGGCCTCGGGCTGCTCGTGCTGTTCGCGCTCGCCGCGCTCGTCGACACGGTGGGCCCCTGGATCACGCTTCTCCTGTCGGGTTTCGTGCTCCTCACGGCTGGCGCGGTCGCCGCGGGCATCTCGACCGCCGCGAAGTGGCTGTTCGTCGGCACGATCCGGGCGGGTGAGCAGCCGCTGTGGTCGAGCTTCGTGTGGCGTACCGAGGTGTCGGACACCTTCACCGAGATGCTCGCGGCCCCGTGGTTCGCGCGAGCGGCCGCCGGCACGCCGGCGCTCGCGGTGTGGCTCAGGAGCCTCGGCGCCCGCATCGGGCGCGGCGTGTGGTGCGAGAGCTACTGGCTGCCCGAGCCCGACCTCGTGACGCTCGGCGAGGCATCCACGGTGAACCGGGGGTGTGTCGTGCAGACGCACCTGTTCCATGATCGAATCATGAGCATGGACACCGTCGAACTCGAAACCGGTGCGACGCTCGGGCCGCACAGCGTGATCCTCCCGGCCGCCTCCATCGGCGCCCACGCCACCGTCGGCCCCGCCTCCCTCGTGATGCGCGGCGAGAGCGTGCCCGTCGGCTCCCGCTGGAGCGGCAACCCGATCGGGCCGTGGCGCGCGGTCACCGTCCGGGCGTATCAGTCGACGTCGTGA
- the pstS gene encoding phosphate ABC transporter substrate-binding protein PstS, whose translation MKISRIAQVGAVAAVAALALAGCASNETPAGDTTDAPESTLSGEIAGGGSSAQEVAVQAWTSGFQTANPDVTINYDPSGSGAGRESFQAGAFPFAGSDRAFKVEEIEAGPFDACVDGSGIIELPTYISPIAIIFNVEGVDSLNLDAATAAGLFAGTITNWNDPAIAALNPDATLPDLAVTPVHRADDSGTTENFTDYLFQAAGDVWTNEPDGVWPLSSGEAAQGTSGVVSAVAGGNGTIGYADASRAAEEGLSTAAIQVGDEFVEYSPEAAAAIVDESPFEEGRGEGDLAIELDRTSDAAGVYPIVLVSYMIACQEYADTAVAPIVKGYLQYVASAEGQDAAAAAAGNAPISDALREQVNAAIDLIVVE comes from the coding sequence GTGAAGATCTCTCGCATCGCCCAGGTGGGCGCTGTCGCCGCAGTCGCGGCTCTCGCTCTCGCCGGCTGCGCCTCGAACGAGACCCCCGCCGGCGACACCACCGACGCGCCCGAGTCGACCCTGTCCGGCGAGATCGCGGGCGGCGGCTCGTCGGCGCAGGAGGTCGCGGTTCAGGCCTGGACCTCCGGCTTCCAGACGGCGAACCCCGACGTCACCATCAACTACGACCCGTCCGGCTCGGGCGCGGGCCGCGAGTCCTTCCAGGCGGGCGCCTTCCCGTTCGCGGGCTCCGACCGCGCGTTCAAGGTGGAGGAGATCGAGGCCGGCCCGTTCGACGCGTGCGTCGACGGCTCGGGCATCATCGAGCTCCCCACCTACATCTCGCCGATCGCGATCATCTTCAACGTCGAGGGCGTGGACTCGCTCAACCTGGACGCCGCGACCGCCGCGGGCCTGTTCGCCGGCACCATCACGAACTGGAACGACCCGGCGATCGCCGCGCTCAACCCCGACGCGACACTCCCTGACCTGGCCGTGACGCCCGTGCACCGCGCCGACGACTCGGGTACCACCGAGAACTTCACCGACTACCTCTTCCAGGCTGCCGGCGACGTCTGGACCAACGAGCCCGACGGCGTGTGGCCGCTCTCCAGCGGCGAGGCCGCCCAGGGCACCTCGGGTGTCGTCTCGGCCGTCGCGGGCGGCAACGGCACCATCGGCTACGCCGACGCGTCGCGCGCCGCAGAGGAGGGCCTGTCGACCGCTGCCATCCAGGTCGGTGACGAGTTCGTCGAGTACTCGCCCGAGGCCGCCGCCGCGATCGTCGACGAGTCGCCGTTCGAGGAGGGCCGTGGCGAGGGCGACCTCGCGATCGAGCTCGACCGCACCTCGGACGCCGCGGGCGTGTACCCGATCGTCCTCGTGAGCTACATGATCGCGTGCCAGGAGTACGCCGACACGGCCGTCGCGCCGATCGTCAAGGGCTACCTCCAGTACGTGGCCAGCGCCGAGGGCCAGGACGCGGCCGCCGCCGCGGCCGGCAACGCGCCGATCTCCGACGCGCTCCGCGAGCAGGTCAACGCCGCGATCGACCTGATCGTCGTCGAGTAG